DNA sequence from the Halobacterium sp. DL1 genome:
CGCCAGTTCATGGGTATCCCTCTCACTCCCGGTTCTTAAGATAGTGGAGAACTCCACGAACGTTCATTTTCGTTTCCGCTTCCGCCTTGCGGTCGCCCCAGACCCCGGCGACCTCGTTGGTCGCCGCGAAGTGGTCGGCGGTGGCCGTCTCGCTGCCGCGTTCGACGACCTCCGCCTCGACGGCGTCGACCCACTCTCGCAGCACCTGCTCGTACTGCTTCAGCACGGCGTCCGTCTCCGCCGGCCCAGGACCGAAGTGCGCGTACAGCAGCACGTCGGGGTCGATGCGGCGGATCATCTCGACGTCCGTGACGCACTGCTCGAGGTCGAAGTTCGGCGGCGGACTCGTCTCCCGCACCTGCTCCTTTGCCGGCACCCAGATGCCGGCCGCGTCCGCGGTGAACACCGCGTCACAGGAGTGGTCCTCGTAGACGACCTGGTGGGGCGCGTGGCCGGGGGCGTGGTGGACCGTCAGCTCCCGGGAGCCCAGGTCGACGGTGTCGCCGTCGGTCAGTTCCACGATGCGCTCGGCGGGGACCGGCTGCGGGTCGGTGTAGAACTCCCACTGGTCGCCGACCGCGCGCTTGGTCCCCTCGACGAGGCGTTCCGGGTCGACGAGGTGGGGCGCGCCGACCTCGTGGACGTAG
Encoded proteins:
- a CDS encoding metallo-beta-lactamase, which codes for MSIGDVFDVEQCPGISYVDTGMYDTEAYGSVYVVDADRPAVVDTGIGTNYERILEALDEAGIGRDELAAILVTHVHLDHAGGAGFLADACPNAEVYVHEVGAPHLVDPERLVEGTKRAVGDQWEFYTDPQPVPAERIVELTDGDTVDLGSRELTVHHAPGHAPHQVVYEDHSCDAVFTADAAGIWVPAKEQVRETSPPPNFDLEQCVTDVEMIRRIDPDVLLYAHFGPGPAETDAVLKQYEQVLREWVDAVEAEVVERGSETATADHFAATNEVAGVWGDRKAEAETKMNVRGVLHYLKNRE